One window of the Lachancea thermotolerans CBS 6340 chromosome A complete sequence genome contains the following:
- the MRPL50 gene encoding mitochondrial 54S ribosomal protein bL9m MRPL50 (similar to uniprot|P53724 Saccharomyces cerevisiae YNR022C MRPL50 Mitochondrial ribosomal protein of the large subunit not essential for mitochondrial translation), with translation MFKAPALRAYSALSKRSKKVKVQLLKDFPQFQLYKGQVTQVSPSLMRNYLHLSNGARYILHEEEIDEGLRAESIAAAAARATSVQKAVKRQIEAAAEKIKGNDAKESEKTKESEKPDAEKQAPRVFNSGVTINDVKIPGLDI, from the coding sequence ATGTTCAAGGCACCAGCCCTCAGGGCTTATTCTGCGCTTTCCAAGCGTTCTAAAAAGGTCAAGGTACAACTGCTGAAAGATTTCCCCCAATTCCAGCTTTACAAAGGCCAAGTTACACAAGTTAGTCCATCGCTCATGAGAAACTACCTTCACTTGAGCAACGGTGCTCGCTACATTCTCCATGAAGAGGAAATTGATGAGGGGCTGCGTGCAGAAAGTATAGCCGCTGCAGCGGCTAGGGCAACATCTGTTCAGAAGGCAGTTAAAAGGCAAATCGAAGCGGCTGCTGAAAAGATCAAGGGAAACGATGCTAAGGAAAGCGAGAAGACGAAGGAAAGCGAGAAGCCTGACGCCGAGAAGCAAGCGCCAAGGGTTTTTAACAGCGGCGTAACTATTAACGATGTTAAGATCCCAGGACTCGATATCTAG
- the RSC6 gene encoding Rsc6p (some similarities with uniprot|P53628 Saccharomyces cerevisiae YNR023W SNF12 73 kDa subunit of the SWI/SNF transcription activation complex homolog of Rsc6p subunit of the RSC chromatin remodeling complex) gives MSKPRKQSIQPQANQRTTPLPITQPTDAYIPPFLVEQVPELKSYKQLLEAESKIDIYISRKKIDLYQSVSQWNSLKQEAQEKQYLRIFVSNIAENQAWQTNDANAQPSWTLRIEGRLLNDLDVNDPQRPKFSSFLQGIAVDFTRPQNADAGAQDQQQPQPLVPSIVEWHADPSALAEFDGLDVKRDGAENVKCRIAIQPRGVTGEWIQFSPELSSIIGMSRGTLHEAVYSLYKYILINDLLTSEDDVQAPGNPSSNSTNGERTITKIDKYLAALFPDERKTMRLAEIPSLVNRHISPLPPIRIDYTIRVDKASTYGETVIDIEVPAVSEDEVAREGMSLLTELNQLSTTLEPQMQALNQELNILQLQLNASANKYQFFSKLSKDPVPMLQEYMDSSSRALKVLSGDDGFNEDTVRRAQFYKDNEAMLFENLSVLLSNGRM, from the coding sequence ATGTCCAAGCCACGGAAACAGAGCATACAGCCGCAAGCTAACCAAAGGACTACTCCTTTACCAATCACGCAGCCCACAGATGCGTACATCCCgccttttcttgttgaacagGTGCCTGAACTTAAATCCTACAAGCAACTTCTGGAAGCAGAGTCGAAAATCGATATCTATATCAGCCGCAAAAAGATTGACTTGTATCAATCAGTATCACAGTGGAATAGTCTGAAGCAGGAAGCACAGGAAAAACAGTACCTCCGCATTTTCGTATCCAACATTGCCGAGAACCAAGCCTGGCAAACAAACGACGCCAACGCACAACCATCCTGGACTCTGAGGATAGAGGGTAGATTATTGAATGACCTTGATGTTAATGACCCTCAAAGGCCCAAATTTAGCTCGTTCCTGCAGGGCATCGCAGTCGACTTCACGCGCCCACAAAACGCAGATGCGGGTGCGCAGGACCAGCAGCAACCACAACCTCTAGTACCCTCAATTGTTGAGTGGCATGCGGACCCTTCAGCCTTGGCTGAGTTCGACGGCCTGGATGTCAAGCGTGACGGAGCCGAAAACGTTAAGTGTCGAATTGCAATCCAGCCTCGCGGGGTCACTGGTGAGTGGATCCAATTCTCACCTGAGCTCTCTTCCATCATTGGCATGTCGCGAGGAACTCTTCATGAAGCGGTCTACTCTCTTTACAAATACATTTTGATCAATGACCTGCTGACAAGCGAAGACGATGTGCAGGCTCCAGGAAACCCCTCTTCCAACTCTACCAACGGTGAGAGAACAATTACCAAGATTGACAAATACCTTGCTGCGCTTTTTCCTGATGAGCGCAAAACCATGAGACTTGCAGAAATTCCATCCCTTGTAAATCGCCACATTTCTCCTCTGCCACCAATCAGAATAGACTACACGATACGTGTTGACAAAGCTTCTACGTACGGCGAAACCGTCATAGATATTGAAGTGCCGGCTGTAAGTGAGGACGAAGTGGCCCGCGAGGGCATGTCTCTACTAACAGAGCTAAACCAGTTGAGCACGACTTTAGAGCCCCAGATGCAAGCTCTAAACCAAGAGCTTAACATTTTGCAGCTTCAACTTAACGCTAGTGCGAACAAGTATCAATTCTTCAGcaagctttcaaaggaCCCTGTTCCAATGCTACAAGAGTACATGgattcttcttcaagagcgCTGAAGGTCCTGAGCGGCGACGACGGTTTCAACGAAGACACTGTGAGAAGAGCTCAATTTTACAAAGACAACGAGGCAATGTTATTTGAGAATTTGAGCGTTCTACTTTCGAACGGGCGCATGTAA